From one Labeo rohita strain BAU-BD-2019 chromosome 8, IGBB_LRoh.1.0, whole genome shotgun sequence genomic stretch:
- the ythdf1 gene encoding YTH domain-containing family protein 1 codes for MSTTSIDPQTSKGQDAKVQNGSLHQKETVHDNDFEPYLTGQSNPNNSYQSMTDPYLSSYYAPSIGFPYPLSEAPWSTGGDPPIPYLTPYAPLSNGDHHFMHDTVFGQPGGLGSSIYPHRFNFFPENPAFSAWGTSGSQGQQTQSSAYGGSYSYPPSSLGGTLVPDGQTGFPSDTLNKAPGMNSLEQGMVGLKIGGDVTGGGSGVKTVGSVIGGGPVAAAVATGNGGTPIGLPPPKPTSWAAIASKPAKPQQLKVKSKAGMPMAGGTLPPPPIKHNMDIGTWDNKGPVTKVASPLPPHHQQQPPLHSQGHLPPHPHGLPPPPQPPMPSAQSLAQQMAMQGPPPPQPYQNHTPAPPPQTRWVAPRNRNPGYGGGGSVDSSGSSSGGGVGNGGGGGPPGSGAIESHPVLEKLRAAHSYNPKDFDWNLKNGRVFIIKSYSEDDIHRSIKYSIWCSTEHGNKRLDSAFRAINGKGPVYLLFSVNGSGHFCGVAEMRSPVDYGTSAGVWAQDKWKGKFDVDWLFVKDVPNSQLRHIRLENNDNKPVTNSRDTQEVPLEKAKQVLKIIATYKHTTSIFDDFSHYEKRQEEEEVVRKNLEPAPLQNRSRLDQERQNRNKQ; via the exons ATGTCTACCACCAGTATTGACCCACAG ACATCCAAAGGGCAAGACGCTAAAG TGCAAAATGGCTCTCTTCATCAGAAGGAAACGGTCCACGACAATGACTTTGAACCATACCTCACTGGCCAGTCTAATCCG AATAACAGTTACCAATCAATGACCGACCCATACCTGTCTAGCTACTATGCCCCCTCGATCGGGTTCCCGTACCCCCTCAGCGAGGCCCCCTGGTCCACCGGTGGAGACCCGCCGATCCCGTACCTCACTCCGTACGCCCCCCTCAGCAATGGAGACCATCACTTCATGCATGACACTGTGTTCGGACAGCCAGGGGGTCTGGGCAGTAGCATCTATCCGCACCGCTTTAACTTTTTCCCTGAAAACCCAGCTTTTTCCGCTTGGGGTACGAGCGGCTCCCAGGGCCAGCAGACTCAGAGTTCTGCGTATGGGGGCAGTTACAGTTACCCGCCCAGTTCTTTAGGTGGCACCCTGGTACCCGACGGGCAAACGGGCTTCCCGAGTGACACCCTGAATAAGGCGCCAGGTATGAATAGCTTAGAGCAGGGCATGGTGGGGTTGAAGATCGGCGGCGACGTGACTGGAGGTGGTTCTGGAGTGAAGACGGTGGGTTCGGTGATCGGTGGAGGTCCGGTGGCGGCGGCCGTGGCCACGGGGAATGGCGGGACTCCAATCGGGCTCCCGCCTCCCAAACCCACGTCTTGGGCGGCCATCGCTAGCAAGCCGGCCAAGCCTCAGCAGCTGAAGGTGAAGAGCAAGGCGGGGATGCCCATGGCCGGAGGCACCCTGCCTCCGCCGCCCATCAAACACAACATGGACATTGGCACCTGGGATAATAAGGGGCCTGTGACTAAAGTGGCTTCGCCACTGCCGCCCCACCACCAGCAGCAGCCTCCACTCCACTCCCAGGGTCACCTACCGCCTCACCCTCACGGACTCCCGCCCCCACCTCAGCCCCCTATGCCGTCTGCCCAATCACTTGCCCAGCAGATGGCGATGCAGGGTCCGCCCCCTCCGCAGCCTTACCAGAACCACACCCCTGCGCCTCCCCCTCAAACCCGGTGGGTTGCCCCACGTAACCGCAACCCTGGTTATGGCGGGGGCGGCAGCGTGGACAGCAGCGGCTCGTCAAGCGGCGGAGGGGTCGGCAACGGCGGCGGTGGCGGACCTCCGGGTTCGGGTGCCATCGAATCCCACCCGGTCCTTGAAAAGCTACGTGCGGCGCACAGCTACAATCCCAAGGACTTTGATTGGAACCTGAAAAACGGCCGGGTTTTCATCATTAAGAGCTACTCTGAGGACGACATCCACCGCTCCATCAAGTACTCCATCTGGTGCAGCACGGAACACGGTAACAAGCGGCTGGATTCGGCCTTTCGCGCCATCAATGGCAAGGGTCCCGTCTATCTGCTGTTTAGCGTCAACGGCAGCGGACACTTCTGCGGCGTGGCGGAGATGCGCTCGCCCGTAGACTACGGCACCAGCGCCGGCGTTTGGGCGCAGGACAAGTGGAAGGGCAAATTCGACGTGGACTGGCTGTTTGTTAAAGACGTGCCCAACAGCCAGCTCAGGCACATCCGCCTGGAGAACAATGACAACAAGCCCGTGACCAACTCCCGTGACACGCAGGAGGTGCCTCTGGAGAAGGCCAAGCAGGTGCTGAAGATCATCGCCACCTACAAACACACCACCTCCATCTTCGATGACTTCTCACACTACGAGAAACGgcaggaggaggaagaggtgGTAAGAAAG AACCTAGAGCCTGCTCCTCTCCAGAACCGATCCCGACTGGATCAA
- the nkain5 gene encoding sodium/potassium-transporting ATPase subunit beta-1-interacting protein 3 isoform X1: protein MGCCSGRCMLMFFCALQLITAVERQVFDFLGYQWAPILVNFLHVIVVILGLFGTVQYKPRYVVLYIVWTVFWVTWNVFICCLYLDLGGLSKDSDYLSLGLSSYRSWWKDNGPGCENRNLPTTRWQHLESPALVSELGCVLEYQYIEVMHSALQLFISALGFVFACYVVNIFNEEEDTFLYK, encoded by the exons ATCACTGCTGTGGAGAGACAGGTGTTTGACTTTCTAGGTTACCAGTGGGCGCCGATCCTTGTCAACTTCCTGCACGTCATTGTGGTGATTTTGGGCTTGTTTGGGACAGTCCAGTATAAGCCCCGCTATGTAGTTTTG tatatagTCTGGACCGTGTTTTGGGTGACTTGGAATGTCTTTATCTGTTGCCTTTATCTAGATCTTGGAGGGCTTTCAAAG GACAGCGATTATCTGTCACTGGGACTTTCATCTTACCGCTCATGGTGGAAGGACAACGGTCCGGGCTGTGAGAACAGAAACCTCccaaccactagatggcagcatCTGGAAAGTCCTGCTCTGGTCTCGGAGCTGGGCTGTGTGTTAGAGTATCAGTACATCGAAGTTATGCACAGCGCCCTGCAACTGTTCATTTCT gCCCTGGGATTTGTATTTGCCTGCTATGTCGTCAACATCTTCAATGAAGAGGAAGACACAT ttttgtataagTGA
- the nkain5 gene encoding sodium/potassium-transporting ATPase subunit beta-1-interacting protein 3 isoform X2 produces the protein MGCCSGRCMLMFFCALQLITAVERQVFDFLGYQWAPILVNFLHVIVVILGLFGTVQYKPRYVVLYIVWTVFWVTWNVFICCLYLDLGGLSKDSDYLSLGLSSYRSWWKDNGPGCENRNLPTTRWQHLESPALVSELGCVLEYQYIEVMHSALQLFISALGFVFACYVVNIFNEEEDTCFFV, from the exons ATCACTGCTGTGGAGAGACAGGTGTTTGACTTTCTAGGTTACCAGTGGGCGCCGATCCTTGTCAACTTCCTGCACGTCATTGTGGTGATTTTGGGCTTGTTTGGGACAGTCCAGTATAAGCCCCGCTATGTAGTTTTG tatatagTCTGGACCGTGTTTTGGGTGACTTGGAATGTCTTTATCTGTTGCCTTTATCTAGATCTTGGAGGGCTTTCAAAG GACAGCGATTATCTGTCACTGGGACTTTCATCTTACCGCTCATGGTGGAAGGACAACGGTCCGGGCTGTGAGAACAGAAACCTCccaaccactagatggcagcatCTGGAAAGTCCTGCTCTGGTCTCGGAGCTGGGCTGTGTGTTAGAGTATCAGTACATCGAAGTTATGCACAGCGCCCTGCAACTGTTCATTTCT gCCCTGGGATTTGTATTTGCCTGCTATGTCGTCAACATCTTCAATGAAGAGGAAGACACATGttt ttttgtataa